CAACTTGTTTACAGGAATTGGTCAAACATTAGACCAGGATAGTGTTGAGAATTTGGGAATTCCTCCATCCAATAGCCTTAGGTCACAGTCATTGCACTCTGGGATTCACATTTCACTGAATGTAAGAAAAGATGATATTCCAAGAAGAATGTCGGTTATTATCTGTAAATCATGTACACTATCAAGATCATCCCAATCCAGTCCCCAGATATAAGGATAATTATTGCATGCACCTTTAAAATGTATGCAAAGAGTTTTAAGTCTCTGTCAAATCAACTGAACTGATCCTTAGCTGGAGGATGTGGTTGTCTTAAAGCCTTGTTGACTTCGTATGGCATGGTTACTTGTCAGAGTTGAAGATGAATATTTTTTGTGATGAGATACAGTGGCTTCCTATGATCTTTGTATTAGCAAAATTACAACATCAGTTAATAAAATATAGTCaggctattttaaataactttatttttaaatttaacaagCTCTTATTAGAAATGCTTTGGtatcaatacaataaaaacaTCCTGGTTTCCCCCTCCCCGCTGAATCATATCaagtaaaaggaaaatttaagCATTTGTTCTCCCTAgctttttttggatttttttaaacaaataatgaCTACTTCTTATTCACATGGCTTAATATGGGTATAATTATACTTTTTGTGTGtctcaggaaaaagaaacaaaatatccaGAAGagaaatttgcaaacatttcttAGTTTCTTCCAAGGATGTTTATGTAGATGGTACACCTCTCAGATaacttttttccccagctttgccATTCTCATCCTTAAAGCtgcaaattaaaggaaaaacagagagagttataaaaaaaaaggtttatttttcactgtaaatgacCATTTCATAGATTGCAGGAAAGTTTGAAACATACCTCAGATGATTTTATCCAACAATGTGAGCATTGTTTTAGTAGCATAAAAAGATAGTAGAGATAAGAAGCTATGGTTAACTTAGGGCAGAAGCAGCCTCAGAGCTAGAAGGAACCCATTTCTATAAAAATCAACAGAGCAAACACAGCATACATTGAGTAAATACAGGATTAGTGCACAATATCATTATTAGCCATAGATAAACAGCTATGGGTCAATGACTGTGTTTCGTGCATTTTTCTCGGTTATGaactactaaagaaaaaaaagcattgaCATAAACCCTAATTCATGATGGCTGGTTTATCTTTTAACTCATCAAACTTGGTTATCCGAAGGGGCTTTATCCTTAGATATAGAATGGTAAGAACAAATTTCTTCATAATGAAACAATGTGAGCCAGTAATGAAGAGCTGGAgtaattataaaatgtctttgtcAAGATATAAGTACTTTCAAGTGgcaaatttatctttttaacatATTTCACTGCTAATGATATATTGGATGTAGAAACTATTTAAAAACGTAGATTTAAAATTCATAGCACTCCCCTGATGTTCTGGTATCATGCCCTTAATATTTAGGACCTCAGAGCATACATAGCTGCCTCAGTCATGTTCCAAAAGCAGAGAGATTCTTTCAAGGCATTGATCATTACACTCATGTGTGATATGGCCCAAGAACCAGCTATTACCCTGTTTACAACattttgtttaataaaaaataagaagggAAGCGTGTTCTCTCATTTCACAGCCGTAGATTAGTTGTGTATTAACAAATGAAATGACCCTAACTCTAAGAAGCTCTTTTCCACAAATATGAGAAAGGATGGGGCTCTACTAGGGTAACAAGACAATGGttatttttattgtcattctACTTATAcgaaatgtttttgtttaaatgAAGTCAAAGAGCATTATTTCCCTTGGAACCTTAAAGGAAATGATTATTTCTCATGGCAGGATCAAGAATATTGTCTTGAATTTATGATTAGCTTAGAGaatttcctttgctctgtagCCAGGAGGATGGTCTTGACTGCTGGGAGATGTTGGATGGTGAAACCTGAGGAGAGGACTGTACTTCCATAGCAAGAGGTCAACTGAAGGCAGAAGGCAAGACTTTATAGTTTTGACTCTTGGATTTTTGGACCTCTACCTTGCCCATACCAGAAAAGAGAGCAGGGGGCAAATTTCATTTTAAGGGGCTTTTTAAAGGTCTCTGTTCAGGCAAGGGCAAAGTCCTCCTCCCTACAATTACTCCTCAACTTAGATTCAGTAAATCACACATGCCCAGTGTGCTGTGGACATTCAATGAAGTTCTTAAAGGACATCTTGGATGTCTGCATCCTCAGTAGTGGGGTAATCCAGTAACTCACTGTCTCATTCTTTAAGGGAGGACAAGGCATTCTAGACTGTTAGGGTCTGCTATTCCTTTCTCAGGCCTATGGTAGGTAGACGACGTGAGTTCCAAGTAGATATGTAGGGCCAGAGCATGTTGGCAATGGGGAGGCCCTCAGTTGTAGCAGCCAAAAACCTGGGTCATCCGCTCTCCTTTATCCttcttctttctgctcttctccgatctctgcctcctcttctcaTAGCAATCCAGACACATAGTTTTGGCCGGTTGAACTGTATGGAAGAGAGCTTGCTTCCTTACTCTCCATATCCCTTGGCTCCTAATGGTTGCCACAGGTTGGCAATTTTGGCACCAATAGCTTGTGAGTCCCATGAAGCTGAGGTTCCCTACCCCTTCACCCTGAAATGTCACAGACATCTATAACAGAGCTAGAAGAAGTACAAAAGTAGGTTGGTGAGGACTCCCAAAGGAAGCCAGCTGTCTAGTTGGTGGGATGGTAGTGGAGTCCCTGTAAAAGCTTACTGGGGCTACTCAGTGATGGACATCGAGCCAGATACTTAGAACATGTCCCTGTTCTATTTACATTAGCAAATGGACATAACTTTGCCTACATTTTCTCATCATGTCTTATCCTATTCAAAGTTTTAACTAAAAAAATCTGGTCTTTGGGATCTCCAGACTCCAccttttcccatctttcttcctccttcatgCTCTTTTCTGAGTTAAAAGTTGCTCTTAGATAAGGCTCTGATAACGacatttatactaaaaaaaaaaagagactaacAATTCTTAACTATTACGCTtaccagaaatatttttatttagtaggGTAcctaaaccataaataaaataattgactGAAAGGTGGATTTTCAAGTACTAATAcgtatttttttgtggggggacgTTGAGGGAGAAGCTCAACCCATTTGGTGCTTGTGAAACTGAAATGCATAGGTTGCTGTATATTCTATGCATATGGATGTCCCCTGAGGGCATATGCTGTATATTCTATGCATATGTCAACCCCTGAGGGTTATTTTTAAAACCCATTAAAACTATTAGCTCCTTAATCTATATGCTGAATTGGAAAACAGGAATGTAAAACAATATCATGACAGAAGGCAAGGAATTTGGAGCATTCTGTTTATAAGATGCTTTGATTGATAGTACAAAACTTTGTATTGTTACTTTGGAAAAAGTCTTcctgttttcattattttagttcaGTAGCATGATTAGTGTTGTCTGGAAACATTAGTCACTTCCTGTCTTTTTCTATGGGATACATGTGTTCACTTGGGTAGGGGAGAAGGAATAAGGGTGTTCAGGAGGAGCTGGCTAAcattcagatttaaaaaatgggaGGTTTTACATTGGGTAATGTCTTGACCATAAATagaatgttcatttttttccctaggtCTCCTGTGTCATTGTATAAAAAATGAACTTAAGATGCAAAGTTTGACTGGCAAACAAAGCTCATTGTCAAAAGAGAACAGAACTTTTAAGTTTTAGCAGGTTTCCATTGTGGGGACATACCACTCCACTCTAATTTAGGAGGATAATACAAGTGTACACTTATCAAGAGGTTAGAAATTCTTCAGATAATTACATTTACAATGGATATGCCTAATTTAACTACTTAGAAAAATGGAAGAGGTCCATTTCATTGTATTACTGGGAACCCAAGACTGGGTTTCTGGGTTTCAGAGGAAGAAACCTTCCTGAGCGGTGCAGTTACTACCACAGTTCTGAAGCATTAGCAGGTTCCTTGATTGCTGGATTAGCTGGGACTtaacagttactgctttttaatgaaaattcttccattaaaacatttaaaattactcTTGCTTTCACACATCCAGTACCTGTGTCTGGGTAGTTTGACTTAATGTCTTTAGCCATGGTAAGTGTAGCTATTATAATTGATTTTTATcatatttgtatttattgtttATAAATAAGTAGAATACAGTATTCAAGTGATAGCAAGGAATCTAAACTGGTGAGCTATCACCTTCGTAGAAAAAAGTATTATCTTCTAGTCAATGCTAAAAAAGCTACATAGCTGTAAAACTTTACAGACAATGAGAATATATGGGATGCcactatttagaaaataaaaaaataaattttctaagtTAGGGAAGATTATGTGAAGTTAAATCTTATAGATAATGTAAGACAAACtgatattctattttaaaaggtagaaaaattaaggaaattaagttAATAAAATTATGAAAGTATAGAGAAACAAGATATAGCAAAGTAACAAAATatcacactgaaaataaaatttgtcttattttttcttgCAAAATTAAGGCAATTTGTTAACTTATGTAGGAAGTCTAAAACCACAGAGAAGCACACACAAAAGGCTAGCATCAGATTCTCATGGGGAGAGATCTGGTACTGACGCTCCAATGGGAGAGTGATCCAGATACATTCACACACAGAACACACCACGACAGAAGAAGCATTTCAAGCCACTAAGGTCAGTCAATGCAATATCCGAAGAAGGGagcacatttttttcactttctttatcttttgaagtgaCAATCACTTTACTTATGATGGTAATAAATCACATaagcattaattaaaaaaaaatcttagcatgTATTAGGCTCTGAGGTGGTCCAAAAAAGCTGAAAGCAAGAGGGTTTGGTAACAACACAAACAGAAGATTGTCACATGAGTAAACAGCAGTGGCAAGCCTTGCCATTTTTGTTACCTGTTAAAGATGGATCCTCAGTGCCGTCTCCTGCCATCTGAACGTCAAGCGGAGAATGGTGGACAGGGTTGCCTAAGCTTTCCTCTTGCTCTTTCAGGGATATGGAGTTTTTGTGGGGAGATTTATGGTTTGTGTTTTCACGGGGATTAACTTCTGACCTCTTTCTCGGCAGTGGTGTTGGTCTGGCAGGCTGGAAGACCTGACTAGGAGGAGGTCTGGCATGGTAGGATGGGTTCTCAGCTTCTCCTTcagcctcttcctcctcatcGTCAATCACAACCAGCTCAGCGTGGATGATCCCGTCGTACCCCGTCAGAAGCTTCTTCTCTTCCTCATTGTCTTCTGCCTGCTGGTACCCCATGAAAATCATGGTCACGGGCTCTGTCTCATCTATGTCAGAGGGCAGGGAGTGAACAATCTTATATCtaacatcttcctcatcctcctggCAAGGAGGAGAAGAACCCTGGTGTTCTGACTTCCCAGAGAGGCCCTTGCTGGGACTCAGTCCTGCCTTTGGAGATGGAGCATACTGGTCCTGCATCACATTTGATTCTTCCCAAGGAGCTGTCATCCTCTTTTGTAGGCTATGGGGCATCTCCTTTGCTTGGTGAGTCATTGATCGGGGATGAGGTATTGGCTGAATGGGACTGATGTGATTGAAGCTGTTGCCCCTCTCCTCTGAAAGTCCATTGTCCATGTTGTGTATGGACCCATTCATATCATTACTCAGTCCATTAGCTTTAATCTTAATCCTTTCTTGGAAGTTTGGTCCAGGAGTtaccttctctctctgtggagtCGTCGGTCTGCAAAATGGATTGGCATACACAGGCTCATGGTACTCTGTTGGGGATTTAGAATTTCTCTCTGAAGCTTGTCTTAGAAGTTCCTCTACTTCGACTGGTGCCAGGCCATTGGTGCCGTTGTAGGCTGCGCCGTGGTTAGAGCTTACTGCATATACTGACTTCTGCCCGTCGTCATAAACTTTTATCCCTGTACCTTTAAAGTCATCTGATGGGAGAGGTATTGAAGACAGGACTGTACTTTCTCCAGTTTTCAAGTctttttcaactttgatttccatGGCATACAAAGCTGTTGAGAGACAAATTCGAT
This genomic interval from Vicugna pacos chromosome 9, VicPac4, whole genome shotgun sequence contains the following:
- the PALMD gene encoding palmdelphin is translated as MEEAELVKERLQAITDKRKIQEEISQKRLKIEEDKLKHQHLKKKALREKWLLDGISTGKEQEEMKKQNQQDQHQIQVLEQSILRLEKEIQDLEKAELQISTHEEAILKKLKSVERTTEDIIRSVKVEREETTEESIADIYANIPDLPKSYVPSRLRKERNEGIEDDEQDRKALYAMEIKVEKDLKTGESTVLSSIPLPSDDFKGTGIKVYDDGQKSVYAVSSNHGAAYNGTNGLAPVEVEELLRQASERNSKSPTEYHEPVYANPFCRPTTPQREKVTPGPNFQERIKIKANGLSNDMNGSIHNMDNGLSEERGNSFNHISPIQPIPHPRSMTHQAKEMPHSLQKRMTAPWEESNVMQDQYAPSPKAGLSPSKGLSGKSEHQGSSPPCQEDEEDVRYKIVHSLPSDIDETEPVTMIFMGYQQAEDNEEEKKLLTGYDGIIHAELVVIDDEEEEAEGEAENPSYHARPPPSQVFQPARPTPLPRKRSEVNPRENTNHKSPHKNSISLKEQEESLGNPVHHSPLDVQMAGDGTEDPSLTALRMRMAKLGKKVI